The stretch of DNA TTGCGACGAGTAACCGCAGGAGCAGACCTATTCTTTGCGACGAGTAACCGCAGGAGCAGCCCTATTCTTTGCGACGAGTAACCGCAGGAGCAGCCCTATTCTTTGCGACGAGTAACCGCAGGAGCAGCCCTATTCTTTGCGACGAGTAACCGCAGGAGCAGCCCTATTCTTTGCGACGAGTAACCGCAGGAGCAGCCCTATTCTTTGCGACGAGTAACCGCAGGAGCAGCCCTATTCTTTGCGACGAGTAACCGCAGGAGCAGTACTTTTGAAAAATGAGACCCACAAGTATGTTTTTCATACTTGTGGGTCTCATGCGGAACGTGCGGCAAGCGCAAATGTACGATAAACATCCATACCTATTAACAGATCATTTTTATTCTAAATTAGACACAAAATCTTTAATCATTTGGTCATCCATCGGTCCTACAATCTTGTTCTGAATGCGGCCTTTAGTATCAATCATATATGAAGTAGGTATAGTGATGGCTTCAAAGGTTTGACCAACGGCACCTTCAGTATCCATAGGAATCGGAAAAGTCAGCCCGTAGTCCCGTACAAAATCGTTCACTTTCTCTTCACTGTCTCCGCTTGTTAGATTGACAGCTAATATTTCCACATTTTCTTCTTCTGCGAAATCTTCATAGTAATTTTGCATATGAGGCATTTCGGCCTTACAAGGAGGACACCACGTCGCCCAGAAATTAACGATTACTTTTTTCCCTTGATAGTCAGAGAGCTTCACTTTTTTCCCATCAAGTGTTGTTAATTCAAAATCTGGTGCTGTATCGCCTTTATTCAATCCTTCGGATGCAGCAACACCTGTCATTTCGATACCTAATTGTTCATTTTCAAAGGACTTTGCCTCATCGATGTTATTTTTCACCATCGTCGCGATGACAATCGTTATAAGAACAGCAAGTATCACGAGTCCAAATACTTTTTTGGTCATTTGTTCTCCTCCATTTGTTGTTTATTCAAAAATATAGAAACGGTAAAACCGCAAATCACGAATAGTACCGTGACCATCAGCGGACTTTGGAACACACCTTCAGGCTGTAAAACGGCCGCAAGGATATGTGTAAATAAAAAGAGAGTAAGCAATTGTAATCTCCAAACATTTGATGCAAATGCTTTCTTCCAGGTTAAGGTAGTCATCCCAGTAAAAATAACAATTGTCATCAGTTTCTGCCAAATTTCCGCTTCATTCATAACAACCATAAGGAATTGATACAAAGATTGCAACAAAACGAACCCAATAAGCATCGCGCCAAACTCGCGTTCAGGCAAACCTCTGCTTCTTATTTGCCATACTAAACGACTAAGTGCTATAAC from Paenisporosarcina sp. FSL H8-0542 encodes:
- a CDS encoding redoxin domain-containing protein, which gives rise to MTKKVFGLVILAVLITIVIATMVKNNIDEAKSFENEQLGIEMTGVAASEGLNKGDTAPDFELTTLDGKKVKLSDYQGKKVIVNFWATWCPPCKAEMPHMQNYYEDFAEEENVEILAVNLTSGDSEEKVNDFVRDYGLTFPIPMDTEGAVGQTFEAITIPTSYMIDTKGRIQNKIVGPMDDQMIKDFVSNLE